In the genome of Ensifer adhaerens, one region contains:
- a CDS encoding flagellar L-ring protein precursor FlgH → MKKLVLLFALLMPLAGCGSQAVNEIGRAPAMSPIGSGLRYGQTQEMALYPKRPQQVASGYSLWNDNQAALFKDSRALKVGDILTVKIQINDNASFNNDTKRSRNNASDMKFGLNAKSAAVSPSLSADINGSSDTSSTGSGSTKRSEKLTLMVAAVVTGILENGNLVISGSQEVRVNQELRILNVGGIVRPQDVNADNQISYERIAEARISYGGRGRLTEVQQPPWGQQAVDLFSPF, encoded by the coding sequence ATGAAGAAACTTGTTCTCCTATTCGCTCTTCTGATGCCTTTGGCGGGATGTGGAAGTCAGGCCGTCAACGAGATCGGCCGCGCTCCGGCGATGAGCCCGATCGGTAGCGGATTGCGCTACGGCCAGACACAGGAAATGGCTCTTTACCCGAAGCGGCCGCAGCAGGTCGCTTCAGGCTATTCGCTGTGGAATGACAACCAGGCAGCCCTCTTCAAGGATTCGCGCGCCCTCAAGGTCGGCGATATCCTGACGGTGAAGATCCAGATCAACGACAACGCCTCGTTCAACAACGATACAAAGCGTAGCCGCAACAATGCCTCCGACATGAAATTCGGCCTGAACGCGAAGAGCGCGGCGGTATCGCCATCACTTTCGGCCGACATCAACGGTTCCTCGGATACTTCATCCACTGGTTCGGGCTCGACCAAGCGCTCCGAAAAGCTGACGCTGATGGTCGCCGCCGTGGTGACGGGGATCCTGGAGAACGGCAATCTGGTCATTTCGGGTTCACAGGAAGTGCGCGTGAACCAGGAACTCCGGATCCTGAATGTCGGCGGTATCGTCCGGCCACAGGACGTCAACGCCGACAACCAGATCTCGTATGAGCGCATCGCCGAAGCCCGCATCTCCTACGGTGGCCGTGGACGCCTGACGGAAGTTCAGCAGCCGCCATGGGGTCAGCAGGCAGTCGATCTGTTCTCGCCGTTCTGA
- a CDS encoding Flagellar motility protein MotE, a chaperone for MotC folding: protein MVKPGSSTFRTVFRLSTALVLLATVSAMANDTPAAPPANASIDEIQQYCSNVVDPARDRRYLMQKQDLEKLKSDVDVRLKALEERRNEYQDWLKKRNDFMDMARQDLVDIYKNMKPDAAAPRLAEVDVYVAAAILMKLTPRQAGLIMSEMDPAKAAKLTGLISSAAAAPANKG from the coding sequence ATGGTGAAACCCGGCTCGTCAACCTTCAGGACTGTCTTCCGGCTTTCCACCGCGTTGGTGCTTCTGGCGACTGTCTCGGCCATGGCCAACGACACGCCGGCCGCGCCGCCGGCAAACGCCAGCATTGATGAAATCCAGCAATATTGCTCGAACGTCGTCGATCCGGCGCGCGACCGCCGCTATCTGATGCAGAAGCAGGACCTGGAGAAGCTGAAGTCGGATGTCGATGTCCGACTGAAGGCGCTCGAGGAGCGTCGCAACGAATACCAGGACTGGCTGAAGAAACGCAATGACTTCATGGATATGGCGCGCCAGGACCTGGTGGACATTTACAAGAACATGAAGCCGGACGCCGCCGCGCCAAGGCTTGCGGAAGTTGATGTGTATGTGGCTGCCGCCATCCTGATGAAGCTTACGCCGCGTCAGGCGGGGCTGATCATGAGCGAAATGGACCCTGCCAAGGCAGCGAAACTGACAGGGCTGATCTCCAGCGCTGCGGCTGCTCCGGCCAACAAAGGTTAA
- a CDS encoding flagellar P-ring protein precursor FlgI — protein MKFLRHIAALLFAVCLIVADGHSAFATSRIKDIASLQAGRDNQLIGYGLIVGLQGTGDSLRSAPFTEQSMRAMLQNLGISTQGGQSRTKNVAAVMVTATLPPFASPGSRIDVTVSSMGDATNLRGGTLVMTSLTGADGQIYAVAQGSVIVSGFSADGAAASVTQGVPTAGRIPGGAIIERPLPSRFKDSVNLVLQLRNPDFTTAVGISDAINAWAKARFGGPIAEAADSQEVSVAKPKQADLARLMADIENLAVETDTPAKVVVNERTGTIVIGADVKVSKVAVSYGTLTVQVTETPQIVQPNPFSQGQTAVQPQTDIKATADSGTVAIINGPDLKSLVTGLNSIGVKPDGVIAILQGIKSAGALNAELVVQ, from the coding sequence ATGAAATTCTTGCGCCACATTGCAGCTCTTCTGTTCGCCGTCTGCCTGATCGTGGCGGACGGCCATTCTGCGTTTGCAACGTCGCGCATCAAGGATATTGCCTCGCTTCAGGCCGGCCGCGACAACCAGCTGATCGGCTATGGCCTCATCGTCGGCCTGCAGGGCACGGGCGACAGCCTGCGCTCCGCGCCGTTTACCGAACAGTCGATGCGCGCCATGCTGCAGAACCTCGGCATCTCGACGCAGGGCGGCCAGAGCCGCACGAAGAACGTCGCAGCGGTCATGGTCACGGCCACGCTTCCTCCTTTCGCCAGCCCCGGCAGCCGCATCGACGTCACGGTCTCATCAATGGGCGACGCGACGAACCTGCGTGGCGGCACACTGGTCATGACATCGCTCACCGGTGCGGACGGCCAGATCTATGCCGTGGCCCAGGGCTCGGTCATCGTGTCCGGTTTCTCTGCCGATGGCGCGGCCGCGTCCGTGACGCAGGGTGTGCCCACCGCGGGCCGCATACCGGGCGGCGCCATTATCGAGCGCCCCTTGCCCTCGCGCTTCAAGGACAGCGTCAATCTGGTCCTGCAGTTGCGCAACCCCGATTTCACGACGGCAGTCGGGATTTCCGACGCGATCAATGCTTGGGCGAAGGCGCGGTTCGGTGGCCCGATCGCCGAGGCCGCGGACTCCCAGGAGGTCTCCGTCGCCAAGCCGAAGCAGGCAGACCTGGCCAGGCTGATGGCCGATATTGAAAATCTTGCGGTCGAGACGGATACGCCGGCCAAGGTCGTAGTCAACGAGCGGACCGGTACCATCGTCATCGGCGCCGACGTCAAGGTCTCCAAGGTGGCCGTCAGCTACGGCACGCTGACGGTGCAGGTCACCGAGACGCCGCAGATTGTGCAGCCGAATCCCTTCAGTCAGGGCCAGACGGCCGTGCAGCCGCAGACGGACATCAAGGCAACCGCCGACAGCGGCACGGTCGCCATCATCAACGGGCCCGACCTGAAGAGCCTTGTCACTGGACTGAACAGCATTGGCGTCAAGCCGGACGGCGTCATCGCCATCCTTCAGGGCATCAAGTCCGCAGGCGCGCTCAACGCGGAACTGGTGGTGCAGTGA
- a CDS encoding flagella basal body P-ring formation protein FlgA → MMHRLQKRNVMKTLVSTALMALLPAVTAIAGPTEDGKHYAMVSTTVIYPGQVISAGQVKRVEVTNPNLAGDYATDFSQVEGMITRSTLVPDRAIYVSSLREPFAVTHGQQVRLIYNSGSLQITALGMPLQDGSIGELIRVRNADSGLTVSGTILGPGVVQVVSK, encoded by the coding sequence ATGATGCACCGACTGCAAAAACGCAATGTCATGAAGACGCTTGTTTCCACTGCCTTGATGGCGCTGTTGCCGGCCGTGACCGCGATTGCGGGTCCGACGGAAGATGGCAAGCATTATGCAATGGTCTCGACGACCGTGATCTATCCGGGTCAGGTCATCAGCGCCGGCCAGGTCAAGCGCGTCGAGGTCACCAATCCGAATCTCGCCGGCGACTACGCCACCGACTTCTCGCAGGTCGAGGGCATGATCACCCGGAGCACGCTCGTGCCCGATCGCGCGATCTATGTTTCCTCGCTGCGCGAGCCCTTCGCCGTCACCCACGGGCAGCAGGTCCGGCTGATCTACAACAGCGGCTCGCTGCAGATCACCGCGCTGGGCATGCCCCTGCAGGACGGCAGCATCGGCGAACTCATCCGGGTCCGCAACGCCGATTCCGGCCTCACGGTGAGCGGCACAATCCTCGGTCCGGGTGTGGTGCAGGTGGTTTCGAAATGA
- a CDS encoding flagellar basal-body rod protein FlgG, whose protein sequence is MRALSIAATGMNAQQTNLEVISNNIANINTTGFKRARAEFTDLLYQTERQAGIANNANGSIVPEGVNIGLGVKTAAVRNLHEQGQLQSTSNPFDVAIVGKGWFQIQAADGSTVYTRDGAFNVDATGQLVTLSGAQVIPNITVPIDAKNITINNSGQVFAMLGTDTNPTQLGQITIATFINDAGLDAMGDNLFRQTAASGDPTVGVPNDPGFGKLQQNYLEASNVDPVKEITDLISAQRAYEMNSKVIQAADDMASVVSKNLR, encoded by the coding sequence ATGAGAGCTCTTTCCATAGCTGCAACCGGCATGAATGCCCAGCAGACAAACCTCGAAGTCATTTCGAACAACATCGCCAACATCAACACGACGGGCTTCAAGCGCGCACGCGCCGAGTTCACCGACCTGCTCTACCAGACCGAGCGCCAGGCCGGCATCGCCAACAACGCCAATGGTTCCATCGTGCCGGAAGGCGTCAATATCGGCCTTGGCGTCAAGACCGCAGCCGTGCGCAACCTGCATGAGCAGGGTCAGCTGCAATCGACCAGCAACCCGTTCGACGTGGCGATCGTCGGCAAGGGCTGGTTCCAGATTCAGGCCGCAGATGGCAGCACCGTCTACACTCGCGACGGCGCCTTCAACGTGGACGCCACGGGGCAGCTTGTGACGCTCTCCGGCGCCCAGGTCATTCCGAATATTACTGTTCCGATCGACGCCAAGAACATCACGATCAACAATTCGGGTCAGGTCTTCGCCATGCTGGGGACCGACACCAATCCGACACAGCTTGGCCAGATCACCATCGCCACGTTCATCAACGATGCCGGTCTCGACGCCATGGGTGACAACCTGTTCCGTCAGACGGCGGCCTCGGGCGATCCGACGGTCGGCGTGCCGAACGATCCTGGCTTCGGCAAGCTGCAGCAAAATTACCTGGAAGCCTCAAATGTCGATCCGGTGAAGGAGATCACGGACCTTATCTCGGCGCAGCGCGCCTATGAGATGAATTCCAAGGTCATCCAGGCCGCCGACGACATGGCTTCCGTGGTCAGCAAAAACCTGAGGTAA
- a CDS encoding flagellar hook-basal body complex protein FliE produces MIDPVSLSSLVQGLSSIAGKTATTAEEAAKSAGPSFVDVLKNTASDMFSDLKSAETMSYKGVEGKASTREVVDAVMNADRSLQTAIAIRDKVVSAYLDITKMPI; encoded by the coding sequence ATGATAGACCCCGTTTCTCTTTCCTCGCTTGTTCAGGGCCTGTCCAGCATTGCCGGCAAGACGGCGACCACAGCCGAGGAAGCCGCCAAGTCGGCCGGCCCGAGCTTTGTCGATGTCCTCAAGAACACGGCCTCCGACATGTTCAGCGATCTCAAGAGCGCCGAAACGATGTCCTACAAGGGCGTCGAGGGCAAGGCCTCGACCCGTGAGGTCGTGGACGCCGTCATGAACGCCGACCGCTCGCTGCAAACGGCCATCGCCATCCGCGACAAGGTCGTCTCCGCCTATCTCGACATCACGAAAATGCCAATCTGA
- a CDS encoding flagellar basal-body rod protein FlgC: MIVDPLQASLKISASGLDAQSTRLRIVSENLANVRSTGETPGSEPYRRKMVSFAEHVDRKTGVPEVQIQKIFDDNSAFNLEFDPGNPAANKDGYVKMPNVNPLIEMADIREANRSYEANLQAIKQARDMISSTIDLLRSSS; the protein is encoded by the coding sequence ATGATCGTTGATCCGTTGCAAGCAAGTCTGAAGATTTCCGCGTCCGGCCTGGATGCGCAATCAACGCGTTTGCGCATCGTCTCTGAAAATCTCGCCAACGTTCGCTCGACCGGGGAAACGCCCGGATCGGAGCCTTATCGTCGCAAGATGGTGAGCTTTGCCGAACATGTTGACCGCAAGACCGGCGTCCCCGAAGTCCAGATTCAGAAGATTTTCGACGACAACAGCGCCTTCAATCTCGAGTTCGATCCCGGCAATCCCGCGGCCAACAAGGATGGCTACGTCAAGATGCCGAATGTCAATCCGCTTATCGAAATGGCGGACATCCGCGAGGCCAACCGCAGTTACGAGGCCAATCTGCAGGCAATCAAGCAGGCGCGCGACATGATCAGCTCCACCATCGACCTGCTGAGGAGTTCGTCATGA